The Rhizoctonia solani chromosome 14, complete sequence genome has a segment encoding these proteins:
- a CDS encoding vacuolar protein sorting-associated protein BRO1, whose protein sequence is MTSPCISIPKKKTDEVDWTSPIRSLIQQSYGESPDNYATECAALQRCRQDAVRGAGSDSTARDLLYKYFGQLELLELRFAEIRVSFPWYDAFTGKLTTQTSLAFEKASIIFQIAATHTSIAASQNRADPEGLKRAIHYFRTAAGMLTYINDNFLHAPSTDLSKEVVKFLVGIAIAQATEVVYEKLVEEKKALVTKVASQTAYLYNALQEDVKEFMGRGIFDRNWVTLIQIKAKYFASLTQYHRALTDDSSGKHGDALVRFQIAETHAKEAHRLAQSFTPYFVVTLTPTMPSDAGVAILELTKSHLALCTEHKNTAQKDNDLIYHSILPSEASLPVIDKVSVATPIPIQEVYGTPEVQKVIGPDLFIRLVPLSVHESASVYSEEKAKLVRGESTRAEEADGDLRAGLDSLGLPGALAKFREMAEGSDADAESAVPQQIWTWKEEVENKESENPTESILAQLEKLKAEVDADLATVSRELELESRECESMRVKYEHLWTQEPSASRTAALRQELKSHREAFAAAASSDGQVLSLWQSTKPGLDILRNNPASLFQRVDSEPGSLLDLDEGANVDTDESNAIKAQIEDIDEILGRLNKIKRERGEVLKDLKEKVQNDDVSHLLLLNRRSGPAVETALFASELEKFRPYQSRLASTVHHQQAALQEVGNLLKRLQNERGRSAWAKKWEAGEKKRKDAITRIARAREGWVEVREGAGKGIQFYQDLASMVSALKRNAISYTSSRKAERDRLASEIEVQRRLSAPAVPPPVPPPPSTQPRSPTLEGAMGGLNLGSGTNSGWSQPPRPPSQSFPPPPPQRPAYASPAPPHPRLHSNINPSMHPGYSSPAPPPDPYAGLGSAFSTTAPTTASPSPYPPPPSPSRQSTYPPPPPPARQGTYPPPVGQAQSPYPPLHLKVNNTAGMHNMPPQQYGQQPPQQYGQQYGQQQPQYGQQQPQYGQQPQYQGGIPPPPPPVNYSSPPPGGYNNTYGGQGYGR, encoded by the exons ATGACCAGCCCTTGCATATCGATACCAAAGAAGAAGACGGATGAG GTGGACTGGACGTCACCCATTCGATCACTGATACAGCAGTCATATGGCGAAAGTCCGGATAACTATGCAACAGAGTGTGCTGCGCTTCAGAGATGCAGGCAAGATGCAGTCAGAGGAGCTGGCAGTGATTCAACCG CGCGCGATCTATTGTACAAATACTTTGGTCAACTTGAGCTACTCGAGCTTCGATTTGCGGAGATAAGAGTGTCCTTCCCATG GTATGATGCATTCACCGGAAAGTTAACGACACAAACCTCTCTTGCATTTGAGAAGGCATCCATTATTTTCCAAATAGCAGCCACACACACATCCATTGCTGCATCTCAGAACCGCGCTGACCCAGAAGGTCTTAAACGGGCGATTCATTACTTTCGCACGGCCGCGGGAATGCTTACATACATAAACGACAACTTTCTACACGCTCCATCAACTGACTTGAGCAAGGAGGTCGTCAAGTTTCTTGTGGGTATCGCGATTGCGCAGGCGACAGAAGTGGTATACGAGAAGCTCGTAGAAGAGAAGAAGGCATTAGTAACCAAGGTTGCATCCCAAACTGCGTATTTGTACAATGCGCTGCAGGAGGATGTGAAGGAGTTTATGGGCAGAGGAATATTCGACCGCAATTGGGTTACTCTTATCCAG ATAAAAGCCAAATACTTTGCTTCTCTCACTCAGTACCACCGTGCCCTCACAGATGATAGCTCAGGCAAACACGGCGATGCTCTGGTCCGGTTCCAAATCGCTGAAACTCATGCCAAAGAAGCTCACCGACTTGCACAATCGTTTACCCCATACTTCGTGGTCACCCTTACACCAACCATGCCTTCAGACGCTGGAGTTGCCATTCTCGAGCTCACCAAGTCTCATCTGGCGCTATGTACAGAGCACAAAAACACTGCTCAAAAGGACAACGACTTGATTTATCACTCTATCCTACCTTCCGAGGCGTCGCTCCCCGTGATCGACAAAGTGAGCGTTGCTACTCCGATTCCGATTCAAGAGGTCTACGGAACACCCGAAGTCCAGAAGGTCATCGGACCTGATTTGTTCATCCGTCTAGTTCCATTAAGCGTGCACGAAAGTGCTTCCGTCTATTCGGAAGAAAAGGCCAAACTTGTACGTGGCGAATCCACGAGGGCGGAGGAAGCGGATGGGGACTTGCGCGCAGGATTAGACTCGCTGGGATTACCTGGGGCATTGGCCAAGTTCAGAGAGATGGCTGAAGGAAGCGATGCTGATGCAGAGAGCGCTGTGCCGCAACAAATATGGACATGGAAGGAAGAAGTGGAGAACAAGGAGAGCGAGAACCCCACAGAATCAATATTAGCACAGCTAGAGAAGCTCAAAGCGGAAGTGGATGCGGATCTCGCAACTGTCTCCAGAGAGCTGGAGTTGGAATCACGAGAGTGTGAGAGTATGAGG GTTAAATACGAACACCTCTGGACCCAAGAGCCTTCAGCATCTCGCACTGCTGCCCTTCGTCAAGAACTCAAGTCTCACCGAGAAGCATTTGCTGCAGCGGCTTCGTCAGACGGACAGGTTTTATCGCTCTGGCAGAGTACTAAGCCTGGGCTCGATATTCTTCGTAATAACCCAGCTTCATTGTTCCAACGCGTGGACAGCGAGCCCGGGAGCCTTCTCGATTTAGATGAAGGCGCGAACGTAGACACAGACGAATCCAATGCGATCAAAGCTCAAATAGAAGATATCGATGAGATACTCGGGAGACTTAACAAGATCAAACGGGAAAGAGGAGAAGTCTTGAAGGATCTCAAAGAAAAG GTCCAAAACGACGATGTCTCCCACTTGCTATTACTGAACCGCCGCTCTGGTCCGGCAGTCGAAACTGCACTCTTTGCATCGGAGCTGGAAAAGTTCCGCCCATACCAATCTCGGCTCGCATCAACTGTGCACCACCAGCAAGCAGCCCTTCAAGAGGTTGGGAATCTGCTAAAACGACTGCAAAACGAGCGCGGGCGTAGTGCATGGGCGAAGAAGTGGGAAGCTGGAGAAAAGAAACGCAAGGATGCAATCACAAGGATCGCTAGGGCGAGAGAGGGTTGGGTTGAAGTTCGGGAAGGAGCTGG AAAAGGGATACAATTTTATCAGGATTTGGCATCTATGGTCTCGGCGCTCAAGCGGAACGCTATATCTTACACGTCTTCACGTAAGGCAGAAAGGGATCGTCTCGCCTCAGAGATTGAAGTCCAGAGGCGGCTTTCTGCTCCTGCAGTACCCCCTCCTGTCCCGCCTCCACCTAGTACCCAGCCACGTTCGCCTACCCTTGAAGGTGCGATGGGTGGACTGAATCTTGGGTCAGGGACAAATTCGGGGTGGTCTCAACCTCCCCGGCCACCAAGTCAATCGTTCCCGCCCCCACCGCCGCAACGTCCAGCATATGCTTCACCAGCCCCGCCCCACCCCCGCCTCCACAGCAATATCAATCCTTCAATGCACCCGG GGTATTCGTCTCCTGCTCCTCCACCAGATCCATACGCAGGCCTCGGCTCAGCGTTCTCGACGACTGCACCCACGACCGCTAGCCCGTCACCGTAccctccccccccctcccccagtCGACAGAGTACGTACCCTCCCCCGCCACCCCCTGCTCGACAAGGAACGTATCCTCCTCCAGTGGGTCAAGCTCAGAGCCCGTACCCGCCCCTCCACCTCAAGGTCAACAATACGGCGGGTATGCACAATATG CCGCCTCAGCAGTACGGGCAGCAACCACCCCAGCAGTATGGTCAACAATATGGTCAGCAGCAACCGCAGTATGGCCAGCAACAGCCCCAGTACGGGCAACAACCGCAGTACCAGGGGGGAATAcctcctcctccacctccagtAAATTATTCCTCCCCACCTCCAGGAGGGTATAATAATACCTATGGAGGACAAGGTTACGGCCGATAG